From a single Nitrogeniibacter mangrovi genomic region:
- a CDS encoding bifunctional acetate--CoA ligase family protein/GNAT family N-acetyltransferase — protein MKEKHYLTPLFEPKSVAIVGASERENAIGTVVLRNMKDGGFKGRLFAINPKHDEVQGVPCYKSVEDVPQRLDLVVIAIAAEKIPSVIDACGRAGARAAIVMSAGFSETGRRGAALERSLLETARRHRIRLLGPNCLGIMRPELGLNATFAQGRALPGSIGLISQSGALCTAILDWARPNNVGFSSVISLGSSRDIDFGEALEFMISDPRTESIFLYVEGVRDARRFMSALRSAARVKPVLLIKVGRHPEASRAVLSHTGANVGEDSVFDAAVRRAGVIRLYTLGQLFAAANALFSHFRPRGNRLAIITNGGGPGVMAADRASDLGIPLAEFSEGTLAKLNEVLPPTWSHGNPVDVLGDADVERYRAAIKTVLEGPNVDGVMVMLTPQAMSNPSDVAQALIEEERNADKPVVTCFMGEEIVTDARKRFEAAGIPTFRTPEPAVELFSHISAYYRNQKLLAQTPASLTELNPPSIESARLVIETALNERRKVLNEMESKAILAAFRIPIAQTVVARSATEAMVLAEEIGLPVAMKIDSPDVKHKSDVGGVRLNLTSLAAVRTAYQEILEGVRKAHPNAAINGLAIEPMVRKPNGRELMVGVRRDPVFGPVITFGEGGTRVEADKDQAIALPPLNTYLARDLIRSSRVYSYLDEFRNMPPVDMEALELVLLRVSEMVCELPWMKELEINPLIIDEDGAVVVDARIVADNVSPTADRYDHMAIHPYPQHLISHWTVPDGTKITIRPIRPEDAELEEEFVRKLSAESKYYRFMNTMRELPPAMVVRLTQIDYDREMAFLATVEEDGEEVEIGVTRYAVNPDGESCEFAIVVADDWQHRGLARRLMGVLIETARDRGLAYMNGVFLSNNERMLRFVQSLGFVLSNDPEDSSVKLGVLSLQD, from the coding sequence ATGAAAGAAAAACACTACCTTACGCCCCTTTTCGAGCCCAAGTCGGTGGCCATCGTCGGCGCCAGCGAACGCGAAAACGCGATCGGCACGGTGGTTCTGCGCAACATGAAGGACGGCGGCTTCAAGGGTCGGCTGTTCGCCATCAACCCCAAACACGACGAAGTGCAGGGCGTGCCCTGTTACAAGAGCGTGGAAGACGTCCCGCAGCGCCTCGATCTGGTCGTCATCGCGATCGCAGCGGAGAAGATTCCATCGGTCATCGACGCCTGCGGTCGTGCCGGTGCCCGGGCGGCGATCGTCATGTCGGCCGGATTCTCCGAAACCGGACGGCGCGGCGCGGCGCTGGAACGCTCGTTGCTCGAGACCGCGCGGCGCCATCGCATTCGCCTGCTCGGCCCCAACTGCCTCGGCATCATGCGCCCGGAACTGGGTCTGAACGCCACCTTTGCGCAGGGCCGCGCGCTGCCCGGCTCCATCGGCCTGATCTCCCAGTCCGGGGCGCTGTGCACCGCCATTCTCGACTGGGCACGACCGAACAACGTCGGCTTCTCCTCGGTGATCTCACTCGGGTCGTCGCGGGACATCGACTTCGGCGAAGCGCTCGAGTTCATGATCTCCGATCCGCGCACCGAGAGCATCTTTCTCTATGTTGAAGGTGTACGCGACGCGCGCCGCTTCATGAGCGCGCTGCGCAGCGCCGCGCGGGTCAAGCCCGTGCTGCTCATCAAGGTCGGGCGCCACCCGGAAGCGTCGCGCGCCGTGCTCAGCCATACCGGCGCCAACGTCGGTGAGGATTCGGTCTTCGATGCTGCCGTGCGCCGCGCCGGCGTCATTCGCCTGTACACCCTCGGCCAGCTGTTCGCCGCGGCCAACGCGCTGTTCTCCCATTTCCGCCCGCGTGGCAACCGGCTGGCGATCATCACCAATGGCGGTGGCCCCGGTGTGATGGCGGCGGACAGGGCCTCGGATCTGGGCATTCCCCTGGCCGAATTCTCCGAGGGCACGCTCGCCAAGCTCAACGAGGTCCTGCCCCCGACCTGGTCGCACGGCAACCCGGTCGACGTGCTCGGCGACGCCGACGTGGAACGCTATCGGGCGGCCATCAAGACCGTGCTCGAAGGACCGAACGTGGACGGCGTCATGGTGATGCTGACGCCGCAGGCGATGTCCAACCCCAGCGACGTGGCGCAGGCCCTGATCGAGGAAGAGCGCAACGCCGACAAGCCGGTGGTGACCTGCTTCATGGGCGAGGAGATCGTCACCGACGCACGCAAGCGCTTCGAGGCGGCCGGCATTCCCACCTTCCGCACGCCGGAGCCGGCGGTCGAGCTGTTCAGCCACATCTCCGCCTACTATCGGAACCAGAAGCTGCTGGCGCAGACGCCGGCCTCGCTCACCGAGCTGAATCCCCCATCGATCGAAAGCGCCCGCCTGGTGATCGAAACCGCACTCAACGAGCGCCGCAAGGTGCTCAACGAGATGGAATCGAAGGCCATCCTGGCAGCTTTCCGGATCCCCATCGCCCAGACCGTGGTGGCCCGCTCGGCCACCGAGGCCATGGTGTTGGCCGAGGAGATCGGCCTGCCGGTGGCCATGAAGATCGACTCGCCCGACGTCAAGCACAAGTCCGACGTGGGCGGCGTGCGCCTCAACCTGACCAGCCTCGCCGCGGTGCGCACCGCCTATCAGGAGATTCTCGAAGGGGTGCGCAAGGCGCATCCGAACGCCGCCATCAACGGGCTGGCAATCGAGCCGATGGTACGCAAGCCCAATGGTCGCGAGCTGATGGTGGGTGTGCGCCGTGACCCGGTGTTCGGCCCGGTCATCACCTTCGGCGAGGGCGGCACGCGGGTGGAGGCCGACAAGGACCAGGCCATCGCCCTGCCCCCGCTCAACACCTACCTGGCGCGCGACCTGATCCGCTCGTCCCGGGTCTACAGCTATCTGGACGAGTTCCGCAACATGCCCCCGGTGGACATGGAGGCGCTGGAGCTGGTGCTGTTGCGGGTGTCGGAAATGGTTTGCGAGCTGCCGTGGATGAAGGAGCTGGAGATCAACCCGCTCATCATCGACGAGGACGGCGCCGTCGTGGTCGACGCGCGCATCGTCGCGGACAACGTGTCGCCAACGGCAGATCGCTATGACCACATGGCGATCCACCCCTACCCGCAGCATCTCATCTCCCACTGGACGGTGCCCGACGGCACGAAGATCACCATCCGCCCGATCCGGCCGGAAGATGCCGAGCTCGAAGAAGAGTTCGTGCGCAAGCTGTCGGCCGAATCCAAGTACTACCGCTTCATGAACACCATGCGCGAACTGCCGCCGGCCATGGTGGTGCGCCTCACGCAGATCGACTACGACCGTGAGATGGCCTTCCTGGCCACGGTCGAGGAAGATGGCGAGGAAGTGGAGATCGGCGTGACCCGCTATGCGGTCAATCCGGACGGCGAATCATGCGAGTTCGCGATCGTGGTGGCCGACGACTGGCAGCACCGGGGGCTCGCCCGCCGGCTCATGGGCGTGCTGATCGAAACGGCGCGGGATCGCGGGCTGGCCTACATGAACGGCGTGTTCCTGTCGAACAACGAACGCATGCTGCGCTTCGTGCAGAGCCTCGGCTTCGTGCTCTCCAACGATCCTGAGGACTCCTCGGTGAAACTTGGCGTGCTCTCGCTGCAGGACTGA
- a CDS encoding PAS domain S-box protein — protein MAEIRARDDKTFRPVYAVSLALASLGALVLLLLLIRWWQGFDAAASSGQLTVAAAGNGKDALVSVPLLVLGVIAVVLIAAVLILGYRYLVSYRFAAEFARRATEVAEFNHARLLDFVELSSDWMWETDAEHRFTLISSGFRSVANMAPDPFIGLSPWALPGDETDEAVWRDLRRKLVRHEPFAVLVARRDLSDRLRHLEFTGKPQFDEHGFVGYRGVGRDLTERINAETELRDSETRYRTLIESFFDWYWEQDAQFRFTRLLTSPQNPLALSEPDLLGRTRWDGSDADTPEWRSHIDTLREHLPFDDFVYRRPLADGSHAWFSVTGRPTFDEAGRFTGYRGVARDVSREHETRQALVDSEARYRTTFELAPVGIVNTGPSGHLESVNLAFASLLGRQRAELIGKHMSELTHPADQAVDAAMFEALREGRVDSYRRERRYIHASGREIWTSIAVSALRDEDGHLKACIGIILDISARVRAEHERQAVEERYRRLVDVSPDGILVHRDDRIVFANRAAVAIFGVATHEALLGQTLSGFYTDPPRHEVTPRPPLEPGTTMPLAQHRLQRDNGLIGDVEITSVVIGFDDGPAVLSVVRDVSERIAAQNALQQSRARYQDVVESINEVIFQTDMEGRFRFLNGAWASATGFAIDTSIGRPVTDFAHPDDRPLIRSRLDAVLHEREDACVCEVRMRTTTGELRWMETHARLMRDPSGAPGGVMGSLDDITARKVAELTLKNINKELEARVRARTAELEASNRELEAFSYSVSHDLRAPLRAIDGFSVILQEDLDDRLDGTTRTYLKRIRSATARMAQLIDDLIELARLTRQPLRRQNIDLSHLVSEVVEEIRSTDPSRRLETDITPGLTINADPTLMRVAIENLVRNAWKFSATRPVARIAFYATRVNDRITFCIEDNGVGFDMAYAGKLFVPFYRLHPHSQFEGSGIGLATVARIIQRHGGEISAEAAPGEGARFQFSMGH, from the coding sequence GTGGCAGAGATTCGCGCGAGAGACGACAAGACGTTCCGGCCCGTGTATGCCGTGTCCCTGGCACTGGCGTCGCTCGGCGCGCTCGTGCTGTTGCTGCTGCTCATCCGCTGGTGGCAAGGATTCGACGCCGCGGCCAGCTCCGGACAGCTGACCGTGGCCGCCGCAGGCAATGGCAAGGACGCGCTGGTGTCGGTCCCCCTGCTCGTGCTTGGCGTGATCGCCGTGGTCCTGATCGCGGCCGTTCTCATCCTTGGCTACCGCTACCTGGTCTCCTACCGCTTTGCGGCCGAATTCGCGCGCCGCGCCACCGAAGTGGCGGAATTCAATCATGCGCGGTTGCTCGATTTCGTCGAACTGTCCAGCGACTGGATGTGGGAGACCGACGCCGAGCATCGCTTCACCCTCATCAGCAGCGGGTTCAGGAGCGTCGCCAACATGGCTCCGGATCCGTTCATCGGACTGAGCCCCTGGGCGCTGCCCGGCGATGAGACCGACGAGGCGGTGTGGCGGGATCTGCGTCGCAAGCTCGTTCGTCACGAGCCGTTCGCGGTGCTGGTCGCGCGACGGGATCTGTCGGATCGTCTGCGCCACCTCGAATTCACCGGCAAGCCCCAGTTCGACGAACACGGCTTCGTCGGCTATCGGGGCGTCGGTCGCGACCTGACCGAACGGATCAACGCCGAGACCGAGTTGCGCGACAGCGAGACCCGTTACCGCACCCTGATCGAGTCCTTCTTCGACTGGTACTGGGAGCAGGACGCCCAGTTCCGTTTCACCCGGCTGCTCACCAGTCCGCAGAACCCATTGGCGCTGAGCGAGCCGGACTTGCTCGGTCGCACCCGCTGGGACGGCTCGGACGCCGACACCCCGGAGTGGCGCAGCCACATCGACACGCTGCGCGAACACCTTCCCTTCGATGACTTCGTGTATCGACGTCCGCTGGCCGACGGCAGCCACGCCTGGTTCTCGGTCACCGGACGGCCGACCTTCGACGAGGCAGGCCGATTTACCGGCTACCGGGGGGTGGCGCGCGACGTGAGCCGCGAACACGAGACCCGCCAGGCCCTCGTCGACAGCGAGGCGCGCTATCGCACCACCTTCGAGCTGGCGCCTGTCGGCATCGTCAACACGGGCCCGTCCGGCCACCTCGAAAGCGTCAACCTTGCCTTTGCCAGCCTGCTCGGCCGTCAACGCGCCGAACTGATCGGCAAGCACATGAGCGAGCTGACCCATCCGGCCGATCAGGCGGTGGATGCGGCAATGTTCGAGGCCTTGCGCGAAGGGCGCGTCGACAGCTATCGGCGTGAGCGCCGCTATATCCATGCCTCTGGCCGCGAAATCTGGACCTCGATTGCCGTCAGCGCACTGCGCGATGAGGACGGGCACCTGAAAGCATGCATCGGCATCATTCTGGACATCTCGGCGCGCGTGCGGGCCGAGCACGAGCGCCAGGCGGTCGAGGAACGCTACCGCCGGCTGGTCGACGTCTCCCCTGACGGGATCCTCGTGCACCGCGATGACCGCATCGTGTTCGCCAACCGCGCCGCGGTCGCCATCTTCGGCGTCGCCACCCATGAAGCGCTGCTCGGCCAGACGCTGAGCGGCTTCTACACCGACCCGCCAAGGCACGAAGTCACTCCCCGCCCCCCCCTCGAACCGGGCACCACCATGCCGCTGGCCCAGCACCGCCTGCAGCGCGACAACGGCCTGATCGGCGACGTGGAGATCACCAGCGTCGTGATCGGTTTCGACGACGGACCGGCGGTGCTGTCGGTGGTCCGCGACGTGTCCGAGCGCATCGCAGCGCAGAACGCGCTGCAGCAGAGCCGGGCGCGCTATCAGGACGTGGTCGAATCGATCAACGAAGTCATCTTCCAGACCGACATGGAGGGCCGCTTCCGCTTTCTCAACGGCGCATGGGCGAGCGCCACCGGCTTCGCGATCGACACGAGCATCGGCCGCCCGGTGACCGATTTTGCCCATCCGGACGATCGTCCTCTGATCCGATCCAGGCTCGACGCCGTGCTCCACGAACGCGAGGACGCCTGCGTGTGCGAAGTGCGCATGCGCACCACCACGGGCGAGTTGCGCTGGATGGAAACCCATGCGCGCTTGATGCGCGACCCGTCCGGCGCCCCCGGCGGGGTCATGGGATCGCTGGACGACATCACCGCGCGCAAGGTGGCCGAACTGACCCTCAAGAACATCAACAAGGAACTCGAGGCCCGGGTGCGGGCGCGGACGGCCGAACTGGAAGCCTCCAATCGTGAACTCGAGGCGTTCTCCTACTCCGTGTCTCACGACCTGCGCGCGCCGCTGCGGGCCATCGATGGCTTCTCCGTCATCCTTCAGGAAGACCTCGACGACCGCCTCGACGGCACCACGCGCACCTATCTGAAGCGCATCCGCTCGGCGACCGCGCGCATGGCCCAGCTCATCGACGACCTGATCGAACTGGCCCGCCTGACCCGCCAGCCGCTGCGGCGACAGAACATCGATCTGTCGCATCTGGTGAGCGAGGTCGTCGAGGAGATCCGCTCGACCGATCCGTCACGCCGCCTGGAGACCGACATCACGCCGGGGCTGACGATCAATGCCGACCCGACGCTCATGCGCGTGGCCATCGAGAACCTGGTGCGCAACGCGTGGAAATTCAGCGCCACGCGCCCGGTGGCCCGCATCGCCTTCTACGCCACGCGCGTCAATGACCGCATCACGTTCTGCATCGAGGACAACGGCGTCGGTTTCGACATGGCCTACGCCGGAAAGCTTTTCGTCCCCTTTTATCGGCTTCACCCGCACAGCCAGTTCGAGGGCTCGGGCATCGGCCTGGCGACGGTCGCCCGCATCATCCAGCGCCACGGCGGCGAAATCTCGGCCGAAGCCGCACCGGGGGAAGGCGCCCGCTTCCAGTTCAGTATGGGTCACTGA
- the gabD gene encoding NADP-dependent succinate-semialdehyde dehydrogenase, which translates to MKNELNDATLFREMAYIDGQWVGAEQSVTVRNPATGESLGTVPKLGQAATRQAIDAAQRAFPGWRDRVAKERAQLLRRWFDLIIEHADDLARMMTLEQGKPLAEAKGEVVYAASFVEWFAEEAKRVYGDTIPTPGADRRLLVIRQPVGVCAAITPWNFPAAMITRKVAPALAAGCTTVVKPAGQTPFTALALAELADRAGLPPGVFNVLTGDTRAIGGELTSNPVVRKLSFTGSTEVGRTLMAQCAPTIKKLSLELGGNAPFLVFDDADLDAAVDGAMASKYRNTGQTCVCANRILVHDAVYDEFARRLADKVAALTVGNGLDAGVTQGPLIDAAAVDKVEAHIADAQAKGARILTGGKRHARGGTYFEPTILVDVTEQMRVAREETFGPVAPLFRFKDEAEALRMANDTEYGLAAYFYARDVGRIVRVSEALEYGMVGINTGILSNEVAPFGGVKQSGLGREGSRYGIDEYVEMKYLCLAGLDR; encoded by the coding sequence ATGAAGAATGAATTGAACGACGCGACCCTGTTCCGCGAGATGGCCTATATCGACGGGCAGTGGGTGGGCGCCGAACAGAGCGTGACGGTGCGCAACCCGGCAACAGGCGAGTCGCTCGGTACCGTGCCGAAACTGGGCCAGGCGGCCACGCGACAGGCCATCGACGCGGCGCAGCGGGCCTTCCCCGGCTGGCGCGACCGGGTGGCCAAGGAGCGTGCGCAGTTGCTGCGCCGGTGGTTCGATCTCATCATCGAGCATGCCGACGACCTGGCGCGGATGATGACCCTGGAACAGGGCAAGCCGCTCGCCGAAGCGAAGGGCGAGGTCGTCTATGCCGCCTCCTTCGTGGAGTGGTTCGCCGAGGAGGCCAAGCGGGTCTACGGCGATACCATTCCGACCCCCGGTGCGGACCGGCGCCTGTTGGTGATCCGGCAACCGGTCGGCGTGTGTGCGGCCATCACGCCGTGGAACTTCCCGGCTGCGATGATCACCCGCAAGGTCGCGCCCGCGCTTGCCGCCGGCTGCACGACCGTCGTCAAGCCGGCGGGGCAGACGCCCTTCACCGCGCTCGCGCTGGCCGAACTGGCCGATCGGGCAGGCCTGCCGCCCGGGGTGTTCAACGTCCTGACCGGTGATACGCGTGCCATCGGCGGCGAACTGACCTCGAATCCTGTCGTGCGCAAGCTGTCCTTCACCGGTTCGACCGAAGTCGGCCGCACGCTCATGGCGCAGTGTGCCCCGACGATCAAGAAGCTCTCCCTCGAACTGGGCGGCAACGCGCCGTTTCTGGTCTTCGACGACGCCGATCTGGACGCCGCGGTCGACGGTGCCATGGCCTCCAAGTACCGCAACACCGGCCAGACCTGCGTGTGCGCCAACCGGATCCTGGTCCACGATGCGGTCTATGACGAATTCGCCCGCCGCCTCGCCGACAAGGTCGCCGCGCTGACGGTCGGCAACGGGCTGGACGCGGGGGTGACCCAGGGCCCACTCATCGATGCGGCGGCGGTGGACAAGGTCGAGGCACACATCGCCGACGCGCAGGCCAAAGGGGCCCGGATCCTGACCGGCGGCAAGCGCCATGCGCGCGGGGGCACCTATTTCGAGCCGACGATCCTGGTCGACGTGACCGAACAGATGCGCGTGGCCCGTGAGGAGACCTTCGGCCCGGTGGCGCCCTTGTTCCGCTTCAAGGACGAGGCCGAAGCCCTGCGCATGGCCAACGACACCGAGTACGGCCTCGCCGCGTACTTCTATGCCCGTGACGTGGGGCGTATCGTGCGGGTGAGCGAAGCCTTGGAGTACGGCATGGTAGGGATCAATACCGGCATTCTTTCCAATGAAGTGGCGCCGTTCGGTGGCGTCAAGCAGTCGGGGCTGGGGCGCGAGGGCTCCCGCTACGGCATCGACGAGTATGTGGAAATGAAATACCTGTGTCTGGCGGGGCTGGACCGATGA
- a CDS encoding class I SAM-dependent methyltransferase, whose translation MSTHGGTTPSAWVVRFASLLPAGARVLDLACGRGRHARFLAERGCHVIAADRDEAALEVMSEVPGVVTCHLDLEDGSAWPWDKDAFDAVVVSNYLFRPAFAQLCDRVAPEGLLIYETFMVGNERFGRPTNPDFLLQPGELLARTADRFTPIAFEQGTIGEPPLAAVQRLCARKGTGPGHVPPASVL comes from the coding sequence ATGAGCACTCATGGCGGGACCACGCCATCCGCCTGGGTGGTGCGCTTCGCCTCGCTGCTGCCGGCCGGCGCCCGGGTACTCGATCTGGCCTGCGGGCGCGGCCGCCATGCGCGTTTCCTGGCCGAGCGTGGCTGCCACGTGATCGCGGCGGATCGCGACGAGGCGGCGCTGGAGGTCATGTCCGAGGTACCGGGCGTGGTGACCTGCCATCTCGATCTCGAAGACGGTTCGGCGTGGCCGTGGGACAAGGATGCCTTCGATGCGGTGGTGGTGAGCAACTATCTGTTCCGCCCCGCGTTCGCGCAGCTGTGCGATCGCGTCGCGCCCGAGGGGTTGTTGATCTACGAGACCTTCATGGTGGGCAACGAGCGCTTCGGGCGGCCGACCAATCCCGATTTTCTGCTCCAGCCCGGCGAGCTGCTGGCGCGCACCGCCGACCGGTTCACCCCGATCGCCTTCGAGCAGGGCACCATCGGCGAGCCGCCCCTTGCCGCCGTGCAACGTCTGTGCGCGCGCAAGGGGACGGGGCCCGGCCATGTCCCGCCCGCGTCAGTCCTCTGA
- a CDS encoding antibiotic biosynthesis monooxygenase family protein: protein MPTRDPAIARTPEPPYYAAIFTSRRTGEDEAGYADMAARLVELATRQPGFIDAESTRGPNGLGITVSYWESEEAIAAWHDVAIHRIAQQLGKERWYADYELRIALVTRAYGKPSED from the coding sequence ATGCCAACGAGAGACCCCGCGATCGCTCGCACCCCCGAGCCGCCCTACTACGCCGCCATCTTCACTTCGCGCCGCACCGGGGAGGACGAAGCCGGCTACGCCGACATGGCCGCCCGCCTGGTGGAACTGGCCACGCGTCAGCCCGGTTTCATCGACGCGGAGAGCACGCGCGGGCCCAACGGGCTCGGCATCACGGTGTCCTACTGGGAAAGCGAGGAAGCCATCGCCGCATGGCACGACGTGGCCATCCATCGCATCGCCCAGCAGCTGGGCAAGGAGCGCTGGTACGCCGACTACGAGCTGCGCATCGCCCTGGTGACCCGCGCCTACGGCAAGCCCTCAGAGGACTGA
- the mnmH gene encoding tRNA 2-selenouridine(34) synthase MnmH gives MIKGSATVAQLPEFDEIIDVRSPAEFADDHLPGAINMPVLDDEQRARVGTIYKQVSPFEARRLGGALVAENLARHLFAHFQDKPRSWRPLVYCWRGGQRSGAFVTWLRMVGWDACQLVGGYKQFRRQVVDELESRPAALDFRIVCGPTGSAKTRVLEALAGLGAQILDLEALVAHKGSVLGGLPGVAQPSQKAFETQLHARLKGFDPARPVFVEAESRKIGRLHVPGALIERMRASPCVTIDASRDARIAFLLRDYAYLGDDAEALKFKLSCLQRLVSSATLARWCEYADRHDLPGLFAELIDQHYDPLYRRSQNSNYLRYADAKRIETDDLSDAGIVEVAKRILEA, from the coding sequence ATGATAAAAGGCAGCGCGACCGTAGCACAGCTCCCCGAATTTGACGAGATCATCGACGTCCGCTCGCCGGCGGAGTTCGCCGACGATCACCTGCCCGGCGCCATCAACATGCCGGTGCTCGACGACGAACAGCGCGCCCGGGTCGGCACCATCTACAAGCAGGTCTCCCCCTTCGAGGCCCGCCGCCTGGGCGGCGCGCTGGTGGCCGAGAACCTGGCCCGGCACCTGTTCGCGCATTTTCAGGACAAGCCGCGTTCGTGGCGCCCCCTGGTCTATTGCTGGCGCGGCGGCCAGCGCAGCGGTGCCTTCGTGACCTGGCTGCGCATGGTCGGCTGGGACGCCTGCCAGCTCGTCGGCGGCTACAAACAGTTTCGCCGTCAGGTGGTGGATGAGCTCGAGAGCCGCCCCGCCGCACTCGATTTTCGTATCGTCTGTGGTCCGACCGGCAGCGCCAAGACGCGAGTGCTCGAGGCCCTGGCCGGACTCGGCGCGCAGATCCTCGATCTGGAGGCTCTGGTCGCCCACAAGGGTTCGGTGCTCGGCGGGCTACCCGGCGTGGCGCAACCGAGCCAGAAAGCCTTCGAAACCCAGCTGCACGCCCGGCTCAAGGGCTTCGATCCGGCGCGGCCGGTGTTCGTCGAGGCCGAGAGCCGCAAGATCGGGCGCCTGCATGTACCCGGCGCCCTCATCGAGCGAATGCGCGCCAGCCCGTGCGTGACCATCGACGCCAGCCGCGATGCCCGCATCGCCTTCCTGCTGCGCGATTACGCCTACCTGGGCGATGATGCCGAGGCGCTGAAATTCAAGCTCTCATGCCTGCAGCGCCTGGTGTCCTCGGCGACGCTCGCACGCTGGTGCGAGTACGCGGACCGGCACGACCTGCCCGGGCTGTTCGCGGAACTGATCGACCAGCATTACGACCCGCTCTACCGACGCTCGCAAAACAGCAACTACCTGCGCTATGCTGATGCGAAAAGAATAGAGACAGACGACTTGAGCGATGCAGGCATCGTCGAGGTAGCCAAACGCATTCTCGAGGCGTAA
- the selD gene encoding selenide, water dikinase SelD: MSIRLTEFSHGGGCGCKIAPSVLSDILARSPAAIVPTDLLVGNASSDDAAVYRLNDQQAIVATTDFFTPIVDDPRDFGRIAATNAISDIYAMGATPIMALAIVGMPLDKLPVEVIGEILEGGASVCAEAGIPVAGGHSIDVLEPIYGLVALGVVAPDRLLRNDSAQAGDVLILGKPLGVGVLSAALKKGELSAAGYAQMIAHTTRLNTPGPALAAIEGVHAVTDVTGFGLAGHLLEMCRGAGLHAELDFGAIPVIDEAVDFARQGVATGASRRNWAGYGESVALDPALAPWQQVLLTDPQTSGGLLVACAPDATETVLSTFRDQGFAEAAPIGTLVAGPARISVR; the protein is encoded by the coding sequence ATGTCCATCCGATTGACCGAATTTTCCCATGGCGGCGGCTGCGGCTGCAAAATCGCACCGTCGGTGCTGTCGGACATCCTCGCGCGCTCGCCGGCAGCCATCGTGCCGACCGACCTGCTGGTGGGCAATGCCTCGTCGGACGATGCGGCGGTCTATCGCCTCAACGACCAGCAGGCGATCGTCGCCACCACCGATTTCTTCACGCCGATCGTGGACGATCCACGCGACTTCGGTCGCATCGCGGCGACCAACGCCATCAGTGACATCTACGCCATGGGGGCGACGCCGATCATGGCCCTGGCCATCGTCGGTATGCCGCTCGACAAGCTGCCGGTCGAGGTGATCGGCGAGATTCTCGAGGGCGGCGCCAGCGTTTGCGCCGAGGCCGGCATTCCGGTGGCGGGCGGCCATTCCATCGACGTGCTCGAACCGATCTACGGCCTCGTGGCGCTCGGTGTGGTCGCTCCCGACCGGCTGCTGCGCAACGATTCGGCCCAGGCGGGAGATGTGCTCATTCTCGGCAAGCCGCTCGGCGTCGGAGTGCTCTCCGCGGCGCTCAAGAAGGGCGAGCTGTCGGCAGCCGGGTATGCGCAGATGATCGCCCACACCACGCGGCTCAACACCCCGGGCCCGGCGCTGGCCGCCATCGAGGGCGTGCACGCGGTCACCGACGTGACCGGCTTCGGCCTGGCCGGCCATCTGCTGGAAATGTGTCGTGGCGCCGGGCTGCACGCCGAGCTCGACTTCGGCGCGATTCCCGTGATCGACGAGGCCGTGGACTTTGCCCGTCAGGGCGTGGCCACGGGGGCGTCACGGCGCAACTGGGCGGGCTATGGCGAGTCGGTGGCGCTCGATCCGGCACTGGCGCCGTGGCAGCAGGTGCTGCTCACCGACCCGCAGACCAGCGGCGGACTGCTCGTGGCTTGTGCGCCCGACGCCACCGAGACGGTGCTGAGCACCTTCCGCGACCAAGGCTTTGCCGAAGCCGCCCCCATCGGCACGCTCGTCGCAGGCCCTGCGCGGATCAGCGTGCGCTGA
- a CDS encoding arylesterase produces the protein MTPRSIVFLMLLVISPLAGATTVLVMGDSLSAGYGLRADDAWPTLLQRRLDTLPGEHTVVNASVSGETTAGGRSRLPQALAAHRPDVVVLELGANDGLRGLPLTLMKANLESMIETARQAGARVVLVGMRLPPNYGPAYANKFHAVFAEVADERKTPFVPFLLEGFASRREWFQADGIHPVAAAQPAILDTVWRALQPLIKAEAQLSAR, from the coding sequence ATGACGCCTCGATCCATCGTGTTTCTGATGCTCCTCGTGATAAGCCCGCTGGCCGGCGCCACCACCGTGCTGGTGATGGGCGACAGCCTGTCCGCCGGTTACGGCCTGCGCGCCGACGACGCGTGGCCGACGCTGCTGCAGCGCCGCCTCGACACCCTGCCCGGCGAGCACACGGTCGTCAATGCCAGCGTCAGTGGCGAAACCACCGCCGGCGGTCGCTCACGTCTGCCCCAGGCGCTGGCCGCCCACCGGCCCGACGTGGTCGTTCTCGAACTGGGCGCCAACGACGGCCTGCGCGGCCTGCCGCTGACGCTCATGAAAGCCAATCTGGAATCGATGATCGAAACCGCCCGCCAGGCCGGCGCGCGGGTGGTGCTCGTGGGCATGCGCCTGCCTCCGAACTATGGCCCCGCCTATGCCAACAAGTTCCACGCGGTGTTCGCCGAAGTGGCGGACGAACGCAAGACGCCGTTCGTACCCTTCCTGCTCGAAGGCTTCGCGAGCCGGCGCGAATGGTTCCAGGCAGACGGCATCCACCCGGTGGCTGCGGCCCAGCCGGCCATCCTCGATACGGTATGGCGTGCGTTACAGCCCCTGATCAAGGCCGAAGCGCAGCTCAGCGCACGCTGA